CCCTTGCAAACGTCGCAGGGTACATAGATGTCTGGCAGGAAGTGCATCTCCACCTTGATTACGCCATCTCCCTGGCAGGATTCACAGCGGCCACCTTTGACGTTAAAGCTGAAACGACCAGGCTTGTAGCCCCGGGAGCGTGCCTCCTGGGTGCCCGCAAATAGCTCGCGGATGCCGGTAAAGATACCGGTGTAGGTGGCCGGATTGGATCGCGGCGTGCGCCCGATGGGGCTTTGGTCGATATCGATACATTTGTCGAAATGGGAGAGACCAGTCACACAGGAGTGGGGGGCCGGGGTAAGGGTGGTGGCACCGTTCAGTGCGGTCGCGCACAGCGGATAGAGAGTGCCGTTGATCAGGGTAGACTTGCCGGATCCGGAAACACCGGTGATGCAGGTCATCAGTCCAACTGGTATATCGAGGTCGACGTTTTTCAGGTTGTTGCCACAAGCCCCTCGGAGGCTGAGGCGGTGTTTTTGATCGGCCGCTGTGCGTTGAGCCGGAATAGTGATTGCTTCCTTACCGGTAAGGTATCTACCGGTAAGGGAGGCGTCGTTACTCATTACCTGTTCCGGGGTGCCCTGGGCGACAATCTCACCGCCGTGCACGCCGGCTCCCGGGCCGATATCGACGACGTGATCCGCGAGCCGTATGGCGTCTTCGTCGTGCTCCACCACGATCACCGTATTACCGAGATTACGCAGGTGGGTGAGGGTGTTAAGTAAGCGCTCATTATCGCGCTGATGGAGGCCAATGGAGGGCTCATCCAGGATGTACATGACGCCCACCAGGCCGGCGCCAATCTGGCTCGCCAGGCGGATGCGCTGGGCTTCGCCACCGGAAAGGGTGTCGGCGCTACGGTCGAGGGTCAGGTAGTTAAGCCCCACGTTGACAAGAAATTGTAGCCGCTCGCGGATCTCTTTGAGAATTTTGTCGGCGATCTCACCTTTTCGTCCGGGCAGGCTCAGCCGCTCGAAGTACTCCAGCGCGGCACCCACTTGCCGTGAGGTGATATCGGGCAGGGTCTCAGTGTCGATATAGACATGGCGGGCATCCCGGCGCAGGCGGCTACCTTTGCAGGAGGGACAGGGCTGGGTGCTCAGGTATTTGGCCAGCTCCTCGCGCACGCTTTGGGAGTCGGTGTCGCGGTAGCGACGCTCCATGTTGGGAATAATGCCCTCGAAGCGATGCTTGCGCTGCATCACATCGCCGCGGTCGTTAACGTAGTTAAAGCTGATCTGCTCGTCGCCGCTGCCATGGAGAATACACTTCTGGTGCTCTTCGCTGAGTTCGCTAAAGGGGGTGTCGATGTCAAAGTGGTAATGCTTGGCGAGCGAAACCAGCATCTGGAAGTAGTAAACGCTGCGCCGGTCCCAGCCGCGGATAGCCCCCTCAGCGAGGGTGGAGTCGGGGTGGCTGATGATACGAGAGCCATCAAAGAACTGCTTGACGCCTAGTCCGTCGCAGGAAGGGCAGGCACCGGCCGGGTTGTTAAAGGAGAAGAGGCGGGGCTCGAGTTCGTTGATACTGTGGCCGCAGGTTGGGCAGGCGAAACGGGCGGAAAAGACCATCTCCCCCTGCTCGTCATCCATAAAGGCCACCAGGGCGATGCCGTCTGCCAGCTCGAGGGCGGTCTCGAAGGATTCAGCCAGGCGCAGCTGCAGGTCCTCACGAACCTTGAAGCGATCCACCACCACCTCGATACTGTGCTTCTTGCGCTTGTCGAGGGTGGGCACCTGGTCGAGATCGACAACGATGCCATTGACCCGTACTCGAACAAACCCCTGGGTACGCAGTTCATGGAATACGTGCAGGTGTTCCCCCTTGCGCTCGCGTACCACGGGAGCCAGCAGCATCAGCTTGGTGCCCTCCTCAAGGGCCAGCACCTGGTCCACCATCTGGCTGACGGTCTGGGCCTCGAGGGGGAGGTCGTGGTCCGGGCAACGGGGTGTGCCGGCACGGGCAAACAGCAGGCGCAGGTAGTCGTAGATCTCGGTGATGGTGCCGACGGTGGAGCGTGGGTTGTGGCTGGTGGACTTTTGCTCGATAGAGATGGCCGGCGAGAGTCCCTCGATATGATCGATATCGGGCTTCTCCATCATCGACAGGAACTGGCGAGCGTAGGTGGAGAGCGATTCCACGTAGCGTCGCTGTCCCTCGGCATAGAGCGTGTCGAACGCCAGCGATGATTTTCCGGACCCCGAGAGGCCGGTGATAACGACCAGTTTGTCGCGCGGAATTTCAATGTCGATATTCTTCAGGTTGTGGGTGCGGGCACCCCTTACGACGATATTTTCCACGACTCCTCCTGTGTTGGGCGGGCGTCAACCGAACCGCCGAGTATAACGGTTTTGGGCCGCTAGAGCAGCTTGGGGAATGGTGAAACTGCGTTAGTGATTGGTGGCCTTAGCTGTTAAAATTCCCCCCTTTTATGAAACTGGCACATAACGGACGGGTACTCTCTATGGACAGTGCGGAACTCAAGGCGACGGCCTCGCTGGCGTCTGTCTTCGCATTTCGGATGCTGGGGCTGTTTATGGTGTTGCCCGTGCTGGCCGTCTATGGCGGAGAGCTTGAGGGGGCGACGCCGGCGCTGATCGGTATTGCGATTGGGGGCTATGGCCTGACCCAGGCGCTGCTGCAGATCCCCTTCGGCATGATGTCGGATCGCATCGGGCGCAAGCCGGTGATCGTCGCTGGGCTGCTGCTGTTTGCTGCAGGCAGTCTGTTGGCCGCCGGAGCGGATAGCATCTATGGGGTGATTGTCGGGCGTTGCCTGCAGGGTGCCGGTGCGATCGCCAGTACCATTTTGGCTCTGCTCTCCGACCTGACCCGGGAGCAAAGTCGCACCAGGGCGATGGCGGTGGTGGGAATGAGTATTGGGCTCTCCTTCTGCGTGGCGATGGTGGTGGGTCCGCTGGTGACGGCCTGGTTTGGGTTGACGGGCCTGTTTATGGTGACGGCGGCGCTGTCGATGGTGGCGTTGGTGATCATTGTGTGGGGGGTTCCCACTCCGCGTATTTTACGCTCTCACAGTGATACCCTGGCGGTCAGTAGCCAGATTCGGGCAACCCTCTCCAATACGCAGCTGCTGCGGCTGGATTTCGGGATTTTTATGCTCCATGGGGTGCTCATGGCGTTGTTTGTCGCCGTGCCCCTGGCCCTGCAAGGTGAAGCGGGGCTGCCCCGGGAGCAGCACTGGTGGGTGTACCTGCTGTGCCTGTTTGCGGCGTTTGTGGCGATGGTGCCATTTATCATCATCGGTGAGAAAAAACGCCAACTGAAAAACGTCTTTGTCGGCGCCGTGGCGCTGTTAACGCTGAGTGAATTGAGCCTGCTGTGGAGTCATACTTCGCTGTGGCCCATGGTCGGCAGCCTGTTTCTTTTTTTTATGGCCTTCAACCTGCTGGAGGCGACCCTGCCATCGTTAATCAGCAAGCTGGCCCCTGCGGGTAATAAGGGTACGGCGATGGGGGTTTACTCCACCAGTCAGTTTCTGGGGGCGGCGCTGGGGGGGGTCTCCGGTGGCGCGGTTTACCAGCTGCATGGGTTTGAGGGTGTATTTCTATTGGCGGCGCTGGGGTCGGCGATTTGGCTGCTGTTCAGTGCTACCATGGAGCAGCCCCCCTATCTGAGCTCCATGGTGGTAGGATTGGATGGGATGGATGAAGACCCCGCCAGGGTGGGGGAGGCCTTGGCCAGGGTGCCGGGTGTGGTCGAGGTGGTGGTGATCAGTAAAGAGCGGGCGGCCTACCTCAAGGTGAAGAGTGAACAGCTGGATACCGATGCGCTGGCGGCGCTTGGTGTGTATCTGGATTAAGTGATTGGAGTATCAGGAGAGTTTCATGCGTGGTGTAAATAAGGTCATTATTGTCGGTAACCTGGGGGCGGACCCCGAGGTGCGTTACATGCCCAATGG
This portion of the Aestuariirhabdus litorea genome encodes:
- the uvrA gene encoding excinuclease ABC subunit UvrA, with the translated sequence MENIVVRGARTHNLKNIDIEIPRDKLVVITGLSGSGKSSLAFDTLYAEGQRRYVESLSTYARQFLSMMEKPDIDHIEGLSPAISIEQKSTSHNPRSTVGTITEIYDYLRLLFARAGTPRCPDHDLPLEAQTVSQMVDQVLALEEGTKLMLLAPVVRERKGEHLHVFHELRTQGFVRVRVNGIVVDLDQVPTLDKRKKHSIEVVVDRFKVREDLQLRLAESFETALELADGIALVAFMDDEQGEMVFSARFACPTCGHSINELEPRLFSFNNPAGACPSCDGLGVKQFFDGSRIISHPDSTLAEGAIRGWDRRSVYYFQMLVSLAKHYHFDIDTPFSELSEEHQKCILHGSGDEQISFNYVNDRGDVMQRKHRFEGIIPNMERRYRDTDSQSVREELAKYLSTQPCPSCKGSRLRRDARHVYIDTETLPDITSRQVGAALEYFERLSLPGRKGEIADKILKEIRERLQFLVNVGLNYLTLDRSADTLSGGEAQRIRLASQIGAGLVGVMYILDEPSIGLHQRDNERLLNTLTHLRNLGNTVIVVEHDEDAIRLADHVVDIGPGAGVHGGEIVAQGTPEQVMSNDASLTGRYLTGKEAITIPAQRTAADQKHRLSLRGACGNNLKNVDLDIPVGLMTCITGVSGSGKSTLINGTLYPLCATALNGATTLTPAPHSCVTGLSHFDKCIDIDQSPIGRTPRSNPATYTGIFTGIRELFAGTQEARSRGYKPGRFSFNVKGGRCESCQGDGVIKVEMHFLPDIYVPCDVCKGKRYNRETLDIHYKGKSIDEVLEMTIEEALLFFDAVPAIRRKLQTLMDVGLTYIHLGQNATTLSGGEAQRVKLAKELSKRDTGKTLYILDEPTTGLHFHDIRQLLGVLHRLRDHGNTVVVIEHNLDVIKTADWLIDLGPEGGDGGGEIIATGTPEAVAENENSYTGRFLKPILEKGRLAG
- a CDS encoding MFS transporter, giving the protein MDSAELKATASLASVFAFRMLGLFMVLPVLAVYGGELEGATPALIGIAIGGYGLTQALLQIPFGMMSDRIGRKPVIVAGLLLFAAGSLLAAGADSIYGVIVGRCLQGAGAIASTILALLSDLTREQSRTRAMAVVGMSIGLSFCVAMVVGPLVTAWFGLTGLFMVTAALSMVALVIIVWGVPTPRILRSHSDTLAVSSQIRATLSNTQLLRLDFGIFMLHGVLMALFVAVPLALQGEAGLPREQHWWVYLLCLFAAFVAMVPFIIIGEKKRQLKNVFVGAVALLTLSELSLLWSHTSLWPMVGSLFLFFMAFNLLEATLPSLISKLAPAGNKGTAMGVYSTSQFLGAALGGVSGGAVYQLHGFEGVFLLAALGSAIWLLFSATMEQPPYLSSMVVGLDGMDEDPARVGEALARVPGVVEVVVISKERAAYLKVKSEQLDTDALAALGVYLD